In Aegilops tauschii subsp. strangulata cultivar AL8/78 chromosome 3, Aet v6.0, whole genome shotgun sequence, one genomic interval encodes:
- the LOC109740744 gene encoding uncharacterized protein, whose product MAFHQRSTSLPFRPHVSETEVELELQSLEASISSSNSISTMCDGLRTLANIYDGLEEIICLPSNQVCSSQQRSMLDGEMDGSLELLDLCSAMQEIFVEMKAIIQERQVALRKGDDAATQAKIQSYTLLVKKSKNLFKKTAKKAPADCSMVMLLAKAREISVPLLESTLRLLSKQIEMPKQSLVSKAFQKKKAVVCKEQLSWLECSIGDLESGAGHLFRKLVQSRASLLNILSS is encoded by the coding sequence GCTAGAGCTTCAGAGCCTTGAAGCAAGCATCTCTTCCTCCAATTCCATCAGCACGATGTGCGATGGTCTCAGGACTCTTGCAAACATCTACGATGGTCTTGAAGAGATCATCTGCCTACCAAGCAACCAAGTTTGCTCCTCCCAGCAGAGGAGCATGTTGGATGGAGAAATGGACGGTTCTCTTGAGCTGCTAGATCTCTGCAGCGCCATGCAAGAGATCTTCGTCGAGATGAAGGCCATCATCCAAGAGCGGCAGGTGGCTCTAAGGAAAGGTGATGATGCAGCTACTCAAGCCAAGATCCAATCTTACACCCTCTTGGTGAAGAAGTCGAAGAATCTTTTCAAGAAGACTGCGAAGAAGGCTCCAGCAGATTGTAGCATGGTCATGCTGTTGGCCAAGGCTAGAGAGATCTCTGTGCCTCTCCTGGAGTCCACACTCCGTCTCTTGTCGAAGCAAATCGAAATGCCTAAACAGTCTCTTGTTTCCAAGGCATTTCAGAAAAAGAAGGCAGTTGTTTGCAAGGAGCAATTGTCATGGCTAGAGTGCAGTATCGGCGATCTCGAGAGCGGAGCAGGGCATCTGTTCAGGAAATTAGTCCAGAGCAGAGCTTCTCTACTCAACATCCTTAGCTCATAG